In Leopardus geoffroyi isolate Oge1 chromosome D1, O.geoffroyi_Oge1_pat1.0, whole genome shotgun sequence, a single window of DNA contains:
- the MED19 gene encoding mediator of RNA polymerase II transcription subunit 19 — protein MKTTDARHRDRAGVEETMENFSALFGAQADPPPPPTALGFGPGKPPPPPPPPPGGGPGTAPQPTSATAPPGADKSAAGCGPFYLMRELPGSTELTGSTNLITHYNLEHSYNKFCGKKVKEKLSNFLPDLPGMIDLPGSHDNSSLRSLIEKPPILGGSFNPITGTMLAGFRLHTGPLPEQCRLMHIQPPKKKNKHKHKQSRTQDPVPPETPSDSDHKKKKKKKEEDPERKRKKKEKKKKKNRHSPDHPGVGSSQASSSSSLR, from the exons ATGAAAACTACCGACGCCAGACACCGGGACAGGGCCGGGGTGGAGGAGACGATGGAGAATTTCTCGGCGCTGTTCGGAGCTCAGGCTGACCCACCACCGCCCCCAACCGCACTCGGCTTCGGACCAGGGAAGCCACCAcctccgcctccgcctcctccGGGCGGGGGCCCCGGCACGGCCCCGCAGCCCACCTCGGCCACGGCCCCGCCCGGCGCCGACAAGTCAGCGGCTGGTTGTGGTCCCTTCTACCTAATGCGGGAGCTGCCAG GTAGCACTGAGCTGACAGGCAGCACCAATCTGATCACACACTACAACCTGGAACATTCCTATAATAAATTCTGTGGGAAGAAGGTGAAGGAGAAGCTAAGTAACTTCCTGCCTGACCTGCCAGGGATGATTGATCTGCCCGGTTCCCATGATAACAGCAGCCTCCGCTCCCTCATTGAGAAGCCCCCTATTCTTGGTGGCTCTTTTAATCCTATCACAGGGACCATGCTGGCTGGCTTTCGCCTCCACACTGGCCCG TTGCCAGAGCAGTGTCGTCTGATGCATATTCAGCCTCCCAAGAAGAAGAATAAACACAAGCACAAACAGAGCCGTACCCAGGATCCTGTCCCCCCAG AAACGCCATCTGATTCTGatcacaagaagaagaaaaagaaaaaagaggaggatCCTGAAcgcaagaggaagaagaaagagaagaagaaaaagaag AACCGACACAGTCCAGACCACCCAGGCGTGGGCAGCTCTcaggccagcagcagcagcagcctccgCTAA